GAAGGGCTCCTCCTCGGTCGCCGCCTCGATCTCAACCGCGCCCGCGCCGAGGACCTGGAAGCCCTGCCGGGCGTGGGTCCCAAGACGGCAGCCGCCATCCTCGCCGAACGGGCAGCTCTCGGGGGGTTTGCCGAGGTCGAGGACCTCCTGAAGGTCCGGGGCATCGGGCCCAAGACCCTGGAAGCCCTGCGGCCGCTCGTCTCGGTGGAAGACGGCGGCGCCGCGGACATGGGCGGGGGCAGGGGCCTTGCGCGTCCATAGAGGACGAGCTCGAGCCCGCCCGGCCCCGGCACGTCTCGTTTACCGGTGTCCCCGGCCCGCCGTCAGATCCCCCCGCCTTCCAGGTACGCCGCCCCCTTGAGGAACCCTCCCTTGGCGAGCAGGGCGACGATCCGATCCGCCGCCTCCTCGAGCCCGATCCGGTGGAGGGGCAGGATCAGATCCGGGGCCGGCGGCGGATCGTAGGGCTCCTCCGGCGGGGCCTCCAGGGGTTCGCCGGGGGTGATGCGGCCGGGGCCGTGGGGCGCGGCCAGCTCCGGGGGCGTGGCGATGTGGACTTCCAGGAACCGGCCGGGTTCCAGGACGCTGCGCACGCGCTGGCGATCCGCTGCGCGCATCCCCGGGAGGCTGAAGAGGACCAGGACCCCGGCCTCCACCAGGAGGCGCGCGGCCAGCGCCGCCCGCTCGGCCGCGTCGCCCTCCTCCCCGGCCCCGGTTCCCAGCCGCTCCCCGTCCACCGCGTAGGCGTGGATTCCCTGGCGAAAGAGCCGCGCCTCCAGGGTCTGGGCGAGCTCCGCCTTGCCCGTCCCCGAGAGACCGGCGAGCCAGACGGCGGCGGCCCGGTACCCGAGGCTCGCCTCCCGGGCTGCCCGGTCCACCCGCCCCCCGGGCACCAGGGCCTCAGGACCGGTCAGGGGCCGAGCCTCCCGGATCATCCCCGCGGCCACCGTGTGGTTGGTCTCCAGGTCCACGAGTACGAAGGCCCCGGTGGCCCGGTTGGCTTCGTAGGGGTCGGCGCACAGGGGCTGGGCGGTGGCCAGGCGCACCCGCCCGATCTCGTTGAGGGCCAGCCGGTGGGTCGGCACCCGGTCCAGGCTGTTCACGTCGGTGCGCCAGAGCACCTCGGCCACCCGGCCCCGCACTCCCCGGGTGGTGTGCCGGACGAGGTAGGGCCGGTCGGGGTCCAGGGGGGTGTCGTCCATCCAGACGAGATCCGCCTCCACCTCGCGGGTGACCGTCGGCGGGGCCGAGGGCGCGGCGAGTACGTCCCCCCGGGAGACGTCGATCTCGTCTTCGAGCACGAGGGTCACCGACTGGGGTGCCCGGGCTTCCGGGAGGTCCCCTTCGAAGGCGTGCACGGCCTGCACCCGGGTGCGCCTCCCCGAGGGCAGCGCCACCACCTCGTCGCCGGGCCGCACCGTCCCCGAGGCGATCTGCCCCGCGAAGCCCCGGAAGTCCTGGTGGGGGCGAAGGACGAGCTGCACCGGGAACCGAAGGGGCCCCTGTGCGCGCCGTCGGCCTACCTCCACGGTCTCCAGGTACTCCAGCAGGCTCGGCCCGCCGTACCAGGGCATGGCGGGCGACCGGGAGGCCACGTTGTCGCCGACCTTGGCCGACAGCGGGATGAAGACGGCGCCAGGGGCCCCGAGCCGGGCCGCGAAGCCCTCGAAGTCGCGCCGGATGCCTTCGAAGACTCCCCGGTCGTACCCCACCAGGTCCATCTTGTTCACCGCCACCACCAGGTGGGGGATTCCCAGGAAGTGGGCGATGGCCGTGTGGCGCCGGGACTGGACCAGCACCCCGTGCCGGGCGTCGATGAGGATGACGGCCAGGTCGGCGGTGCTCGCCCCCGTGGCCATGTTGCGGGTGTACTGCTCGTGGCCCGGGGTGTCGGCGATGATGAACTTGCGCCGGGGCGTGGCGAAGTACCGGTAGGCCACGTCGATGGTGATGCCCTGCTCCCGCTCGGCCTTGAGGCCGTCGGTGAGGAGCGACAGGTCCACCTCCCCGGTTTCGGGGTTGCGGCTCGCGCGGCGCACGGCGTCGAGCTGGTCTTCGAAAATGGCCTTGGTGTCGTAGAGCAGCCGCCCGATCAGCGTGCTCTTCCCGTCGTCCACCGACCCGGCCGTGGAGAATCGCAGAAGATCCATTAGAAGTACCCCTCTCGCTTTCGCTCTTCCATGCTCGCCTCGCTCGCCCGGTCGTCCACCCGGGTCGCGCCCCGCTCGGTGAGGCGGGCGGCGGCAGTCTCGGCGATGATTTCGGCCGGGGTGGCGGCGTCGCTCGCGACGCAGGCCGTGCAGCTCATGTCGCCCACGGTACGGAAGCGCACCCGCCGGCGCTCGACCCGCTCGCCGGGCCGGGGGGGGACCAGATCCCCCACGGGCAGCAGGCAGCCCTCGCGCACGAGCACCTCGCGCTCGTGGGCATAGTAGATGGAGGGGATC
Above is a window of Thermodesulfobacteriota bacterium DNA encoding:
- a CDS encoding helix-hairpin-helix domain-containing protein; the protein is MSDPTASRTAALGLLVLAALAWILPPGLRWAARLLAPAPPAIYGLADAPGLYWSPEGATPVPDGHRAAGGREGPLPLDGWEGLLLGRRLDLNRARAEDLEALPGVGPKTAAAILAERAALGGFAEVEDLLKVRGIGPKTLEALRPLVSVEDGGAADMGGGRGLARP
- the cysN gene encoding sulfate adenylyltransferase subunit CysN — translated: MDLLRFSTAGSVDDGKSTLIGRLLYDTKAIFEDQLDAVRRASRNPETGEVDLSLLTDGLKAEREQGITIDVAYRYFATPRRKFIIADTPGHEQYTRNMATGASTADLAVILIDARHGVLVQSRRHTAIAHFLGIPHLVVAVNKMDLVGYDRGVFEGIRRDFEGFAARLGAPGAVFIPLSAKVGDNVASRSPAMPWYGGPSLLEYLETVEVGRRRAQGPLRFPVQLVLRPHQDFRGFAGQIASGTVRPGDEVVALPSGRRTRVQAVHAFEGDLPEARAPQSVTLVLEDEIDVSRGDVLAAPSAPPTVTREVEADLVWMDDTPLDPDRPYLVRHTTRGVRGRVAEVLWRTDVNSLDRVPTHRLALNEIGRVRLATAQPLCADPYEANRATGAFVLVDLETNHTVAAGMIREARPLTGPEALVPGGRVDRAAREASLGYRAAAVWLAGLSGTGKAELAQTLEARLFRQGIHAYAVDGERLGTGAGEEGDAAERAALAARLLVEAGVLVLFSLPGMRAADRQRVRSVLEPGRFLEVHIATPPELAAPHGPGRITPGEPLEAPPEEPYDPPPAPDLILPLHRIGLEEAADRIVALLAKGGFLKGAAYLEGGGI